One Turneriella parva DSM 21527 genomic region harbors:
- the tuf gene encoding elongation factor Tu, giving the protein MAKEKFDRSKPHVNVGTIGHVDHGKTTLTAAITTVLANKFGGKNKAVSYAEIDNAPEERARGITIATSHQEYETANRHYAHVDCPGHADYVKNMITGAAQMDAAILVVSAVDGPMPQTREHILLAKQVGVPQIVVFLNKVDMLPEGDRAEMQELVEMEVRDLLTKYGFPGGEIPFVPGSALKAVEGDTSDLGEGAILKLAETLDSYVKDPVRVVDKPFLMPVEDVFSITGRGTVCTGRVERGKVNVNEEIEIVGIRDTQKTIVTGIEMFRKLLDFGQAGDNVGLLLRGTKKEDVERGQVIVKPGSVKPHKKFSGEVLVLTKDEGGRHTPFFDKYRPQFYFRTTDVTGTVNLPTGVEMVNPGDNVTITAELISPIAMEEGLRFAIREGGRTIGAGVVGTILE; this is encoded by the coding sequence ATGGCTAAGGAAAAATTTGACAGAAGTAAACCACACGTAAACGTAGGCACAATCGGCCACGTTGACCACGGCAAAACGACGCTGACTGCGGCGATCACCACTGTGCTCGCGAATAAGTTCGGCGGCAAAAACAAAGCGGTTTCATACGCTGAAATCGATAACGCTCCAGAAGAGCGCGCGCGCGGTATCACCATCGCAACATCTCACCAGGAATACGAAACGGCTAACCGCCACTATGCACACGTTGACTGCCCAGGTCACGCTGACTATGTGAAGAACATGATCACCGGTGCGGCTCAGATGGACGCAGCGATTCTCGTCGTATCAGCCGTTGACGGCCCAATGCCACAGACTCGTGAGCACATTCTGCTCGCGAAGCAGGTTGGTGTGCCCCAGATCGTTGTGTTTCTGAACAAAGTAGACATGCTGCCAGAAGGCGACCGCGCAGAAATGCAAGAGCTCGTCGAAATGGAAGTGCGTGACCTGCTCACCAAATATGGTTTCCCAGGTGGCGAAATTCCATTTGTTCCAGGCTCAGCCCTGAAGGCAGTCGAAGGCGATACATCAGACCTCGGCGAAGGCGCGATTCTGAAACTCGCAGAAACTCTCGATTCATACGTGAAAGATCCAGTACGTGTTGTTGATAAGCCGTTTCTTATGCCCGTTGAAGACGTTTTCTCAATCACTGGTCGTGGTACAGTTTGCACTGGCCGCGTAGAGCGTGGTAAGGTGAACGTGAACGAAGAAATCGAAATCGTTGGTATCCGCGATACGCAGAAAACCATCGTTACCGGTATCGAAATGTTCCGCAAGCTGCTCGACTTCGGTCAGGCGGGCGACAACGTGGGCCTTCTGCTCCGCGGTACTAAGAAAGAAGACGTTGAGCGTGGCCAGGTAATCGTGAAGCCAGGCTCAGTGAAGCCACACAAGAAATTCTCAGGCGAAGTTCTCGTTCTGACAAAAGACGAAGGTGGCCGCCACACTCCATTCTTTGACAAGTATCGTCCACAGTTCTACTTTAGAACAACTGACGTCACTGGCACGGTCAATCTGCCGACCGGCGTTGAGATGGTAAACCCTGGCGACAACGTCACGATCACAGCTGAACTCATCAGCCCAATCGCGATGGAAGAAGGTCTGCGTTTTGCGATTCGTGAAGGTGGTCGTACCATCGGCGCGGGCGTCGTAGGCACAATTCTCGAGTAA
- the rpsJ gene encoding 30S ribosomal protein S10 — translation MAAQKIRVKLKSFDQRLLDQSTSDIVGTVQRTRAKIAGPVPLPTKIEKFTVLRSTFVYKDARDQYEMRTHSRLIDILEPTEDTIDALMKLQLPAGVMVYIKS, via the coding sequence ATGGCCGCTCAGAAGATACGCGTTAAACTCAAGTCGTTCGACCAGCGGCTGCTCGACCAGTCGACTAGCGACATTGTCGGTACCGTGCAAAGAACCCGCGCGAAAATCGCGGGTCCGGTGCCTCTGCCGACCAAGATCGAGAAGTTCACTGTGTTGCGCTCAACGTTCGTCTACAAAGACGCACGCGACCAGTACGAAATGCGCACGCATTCACGGCTGATCGACATACTCGAGCCCACTGAAGATACTATCGATGCCCTCATGAAGCTTCAGCTTCCTGCGGGCGTGATGGTTTACATAAAATCTTAA
- the rplC gene encoding 50S ribosomal protein L3 gives MQKGLLAKKIGMLSVWSDAGEQVAVTAVQAGPCPVLQVKTKEKDGYSAVQIGFDKVAEKLVVRSAKGHQKAAKEKTGAYVREAIELRDYATDKTAGDAITCDVFQPGEKIFVSGFSKGKGFAGVVKRYGFGGGRMTHGSKFHRAPGSIGNRKIPGEVQKGKRMPGHKGAKNVTVKNVEIFRILPDENVVLLKGAIPGVKGSTIFLYQN, from the coding sequence ATGCAAAAGGGTCTGCTCGCAAAAAAAATAGGAATGTTAAGTGTCTGGAGTGATGCCGGTGAACAAGTCGCCGTCACCGCAGTTCAGGCAGGCCCATGCCCTGTTCTGCAGGTCAAAACAAAAGAGAAAGACGGTTATTCCGCTGTCCAGATCGGTTTTGATAAGGTCGCTGAAAAGCTGGTTGTGAGGTCAGCCAAAGGCCACCAAAAGGCAGCCAAAGAAAAGACAGGTGCTTACGTTCGTGAAGCGATCGAATTGCGCGACTACGCAACGGATAAAACTGCAGGCGACGCGATCACCTGCGATGTTTTTCAACCAGGCGAAAAGATATTCGTTTCTGGCTTCAGCAAAGGCAAAGGTTTTGCCGGTGTTGTTAAGCGCTACGGCTTCGGCGGTGGTCGCATGACGCACGGTTCAAAATTTCACCGCGCCCCTGGTTCGATCGGTAACCGCAAGATTCCCGGCGAAGTTCAGAAAGGCAAGCGTATGCCAGGCCATAAAGGCGCGAAGAACGTGACCGTGAAGAATGTTGAAATCTTTCGCATTCTTCCTGATGAAAATGTTGTACTGCTGAAAGGTGCAATACCTGGCGTGAAAGGTTCAACGATCTTTCTCTACCAGAACTAA
- the rplD gene encoding 50S ribosomal protein L4 has translation MASLKVYSNTGSAAGEAAISDKIASLKVNKHLIWEVVKAEQANARQGTHKTKTKAEVSGGGKKPWKQKGTGNARQGSTRSPQWRHGGIVFGPLPRDYSDGISRQKKQIGMAHILAAKVQANQVVVYDGLKLDKASTKTAFQTVSKITEGAKLQTVGREKKKLRANSNKARHSVAVIMASGEVKDAKSLRNIPWVKPLSSSRIAANALYYNQGLIISKAALEELDKKFSALL, from the coding sequence ATGGCATCACTTAAGGTATACTCTAACACAGGCTCCGCTGCTGGCGAAGCAGCAATTTCAGACAAGATTGCTTCTCTCAAGGTGAACAAACACCTCATCTGGGAGGTCGTTAAAGCCGAACAGGCGAATGCACGTCAGGGCACACACAAGACCAAAACAAAAGCTGAAGTTTCTGGTGGCGGCAAAAAGCCATGGAAGCAGAAGGGTACTGGCAATGCACGCCAGGGCTCAACACGTTCGCCTCAATGGCGCCACGGCGGTATTGTATTCGGGCCCCTGCCGCGCGACTACTCAGACGGCATATCACGCCAGAAGAAGCAGATCGGCATGGCGCACATTCTCGCCGCCAAGGTACAGGCAAACCAGGTTGTGGTATATGACGGATTAAAGCTCGACAAAGCTTCAACAAAGACGGCGTTCCAGACTGTAAGCAAAATTACCGAAGGTGCGAAGCTGCAGACTGTCGGTCGCGAGAAGAAGAAACTGCGCGCAAACAGCAATAAAGCGCGCCATTCTGTCGCGGTTATCATGGCCAGCGGTGAAGTGAAAGATGCGAAATCATTGCGCAACATACCCTGGGTGAAGCCATTGAGCTCATCGCGCATTGCAGCGAACGCGCTGTATTACAATCAGGGTCTGATTATCAGTAAAGCGGCTCTCGAAGAACTCGATAAGAAGTTCTCGGCCCTGCTCTAG
- the rplW gene encoding 50S ribosomal protein L23, with protein sequence MNLYDVIKKPLVSEKAEALRAQNCYVFEIDLNANKTLVKQAIRKIFGVTPIKVNTLVSRADGKANRYNVGYSGRRKKAYVYLGKNDKIALFEGV encoded by the coding sequence ATGAACCTGTACGACGTAATAAAGAAGCCACTGGTCTCTGAAAAAGCCGAAGCGCTGCGCGCGCAAAACTGCTATGTGTTTGAAATTGACCTGAACGCGAACAAAACGCTGGTTAAGCAGGCAATCCGCAAAATCTTCGGCGTCACACCGATCAAGGTGAACACGCTGGTGAGCCGCGCAGATGGCAAAGCAAACCGATATAATGTCGGCTATTCAGGTCGCCGTAAAAAGGCGTACGTATACCTCGGCAAAAACGACAAGATCGCGCTGTTCGAGGGAGTGTAA
- the rplB gene encoding 50S ribosomal protein L2: MPIKRFNPNTPTLRYKTVLKSSEVTATEPHKPLLAYLKETAGRNNRGVITVRRRGGGHKRRYRIVDFRRNKLNVPAVVETIEYDPNRSANIALVCYADGERAYIIAPQGLKVGQKIISGDKVDIEIGNAAPIGTLPIGANIHNIELTLGRGGQLARSAGSFAIITGRDGDYVIIKLPSGEARKVHARCRATIGIVGNLEHELVTLGKAGRSRWLGKRPRVRGVAMNPVDHPLGGGEGKTSGGRHPVTPWGKPTRGKKTRNKRKASERFIVSRKVRTRGGE; this comes from the coding sequence ATGCCAATTAAAAGATTTAATCCCAATACGCCAACGCTGCGTTACAAAACGGTTCTGAAGTCGTCTGAAGTGACGGCGACCGAGCCCCACAAGCCACTGCTTGCATACCTCAAAGAAACTGCGGGCCGCAACAATCGTGGCGTCATCACTGTGCGCAGGCGGGGTGGCGGACACAAGCGCCGTTATCGCATCGTTGATTTTCGCCGCAACAAGCTGAATGTCCCCGCGGTCGTTGAGACTATTGAATACGATCCGAACCGTTCGGCAAATATCGCTCTGGTCTGCTACGCAGACGGTGAGCGCGCATACATCATCGCGCCCCAGGGTCTTAAAGTTGGCCAAAAGATTATTTCGGGCGACAAAGTCGATATCGAAATTGGCAACGCGGCGCCAATCGGCACCTTGCCAATCGGTGCGAATATTCACAACATTGAACTGACGCTCGGTCGCGGTGGCCAGCTTGCCCGTTCAGCAGGTTCATTTGCGATCATCACTGGTCGCGATGGTGACTATGTAATTATTAAACTGCCATCAGGCGAAGCGCGCAAAGTGCACGCACGCTGCCGTGCGACGATTGGTATTGTCGGCAACCTCGAGCACGAACTCGTTACTCTTGGCAAAGCCGGCCGCTCGCGTTGGTTAGGCAAAAGACCGCGTGTGCGCGGTGTTGCGATGAACCCTGTTGACCACCCACTCGGTGGTGGTGAAGGTAAAACATCGGGTGGTCGTCATCCGGTTACGCCATGGGGCAAGCCAACTCGCGGTAAGAAAACCCGCAATAAGCGCAAGGCGTCTGAGCGCTTCATAGTATCACGAAAAGTACGCACACGAGGTGGTGAATAA
- the rpsS gene encoding 30S ribosomal protein S19, with the protein MSRSLKKGPFIDQHLFKKVEKAKATSDKKPIKTWSRRSTIFPEMIGMTFLVHNGSKFIPVYVNENIVGHKLGEFAPTRTYKGHTSLDKKKSAPGG; encoded by the coding sequence ATGTCTCGCTCTCTGAAAAAAGGTCCGTTCATAGACCAACACCTTTTCAAAAAAGTCGAAAAGGCAAAGGCAACCAGCGACAAGAAACCGATTAAGACCTGGTCTCGCCGCTCAACAATTTTTCCCGAAATGATTGGCATGACGTTTTTGGTTCACAACGGCAGTAAGTTTATTCCTGTTTATGTGAATGAAAACATTGTCGGCCACAAGCTCGGTGAATTTGCGCCTACGCGCACTTACAAAGGCCATACGAGCCTTGACAAAAAGAAATCCGCACCGGGCGGCTAA
- the rplV gene encoding 50S ribosomal protein L22: MESKASVDQVRMSARKMRLVANEIRGYEYPEAVDVLKHIPRKSSRIILKALLSAAANARVINPSVDERALFIKKIFVDGGPLMKRFMPRARGRADRIQKKTSKLTIVLSDEG; the protein is encoded by the coding sequence ATGGAATCAAAAGCCTCAGTAGATCAGGTAAGAATGTCGGCGCGCAAGATGCGCCTGGTTGCGAACGAGATTCGTGGTTACGAATATCCCGAAGCGGTCGATGTGCTTAAGCATATTCCGCGTAAGAGCTCGCGCATTATTCTCAAGGCGTTGCTCAGCGCGGCTGCCAATGCACGTGTGATCAACCCTTCGGTTGATGAACGTGCTCTGTTTATCAAGAAGATTTTTGTCGATGGCGGGCCGCTGATGAAGCGTTTTATGCCTCGGGCGCGTGGTCGTGCAGACCGCATTCAAAAGAAAACTTCTAAATTGACGATTGTACTCTCTGACGAAGGATAA
- the rpsC gene encoding 30S ribosomal protein S3 codes for MGQKTNPVGLRLKITRTWDSVWYHKKEMYASTLHEDLKIRKHIKDRFNKSGIVKVGIERFPEKVHVKLHSTKPGLVIGQQGKKIEALKATLRTMVTKPLEVKIIEVAKPDGSAQALAESVALQLEDRMAFRRAMKMALRSAIRAGALGVRVMVSGRLNGADMARREQYLEGRVPLHTLRAIIDYGTAEADTTFGKIGVKVWIYNGDYLEAKETDEDKYTVKRREA; via the coding sequence ATGGGACAAAAAACGAATCCGGTCGGCCTGCGCCTCAAAATCACCCGTACATGGGACAGCGTTTGGTATCACAAAAAAGAAATGTACGCGAGTACATTGCATGAAGACCTGAAGATACGCAAACACATCAAAGACCGCTTTAACAAGAGCGGCATTGTGAAAGTTGGCATTGAGCGGTTTCCTGAAAAAGTGCACGTAAAACTGCACAGCACGAAGCCGGGTCTCGTGATCGGCCAGCAGGGCAAGAAGATCGAGGCGCTGAAGGCAACTCTGCGCACGATGGTGACGAAGCCCCTCGAGGTCAAAATTATCGAAGTCGCAAAACCCGATGGTTCAGCACAGGCATTGGCTGAATCTGTGGCGTTGCAGCTTGAAGACCGTATGGCGTTTCGCCGCGCGATGAAGATGGCCCTGCGCTCAGCGATTCGCGCCGGTGCGCTCGGCGTGCGCGTGATGGTTTCAGGTCGCCTCAACGGCGCCGACATGGCCCGCCGCGAGCAATACCTCGAAGGGCGCGTGCCGCTGCACACACTGCGCGCGATCATCGACTATGGTACTGCCGAGGCCGATACGACATTCGGTAAGATCGGCGTAAAAGTCTGGATCTATAACGGCGATTATCTCGAAGCAAAAGAAACCGACGAAGACAAATACACAGTCAAACGTCGTGAGGCATAG
- the rplP gene encoding 50S ribosomal protein L16 — translation MLAPKRLKWRKPHTLNLRGFSKGGNSVAFGDLGLKAVSGERITARQIEAARVAMMRHVRRGAKVWIRIFPDRPVTKKAAETRQGKGKGSVEYYVAIVKPGKVMFEMGGADEKVMSEALQRAASKLPIKTKIVKRAK, via the coding sequence ATGCTGGCACCAAAAAGACTAAAATGGCGTAAGCCTCACACCCTGAATCTTCGCGGGTTCTCTAAGGGGGGCAATTCTGTTGCCTTTGGCGACCTCGGACTCAAAGCCGTTTCTGGCGAGCGCATTACCGCGCGCCAGATCGAAGCCGCCCGTGTGGCCATGATGCGCCATGTGCGCCGCGGTGCAAAAGTCTGGATTCGTATTTTTCCCGACCGTCCGGTGACCAAGAAAGCTGCTGAAACCCGTCAGGGCAAGGGCAAGGGCAGCGTTGAGTATTACGTGGCAATCGTCAAGCCAGGCAAAGTTATGTTTGAAATGGGCGGTGCAGACGAAAAAGTGATGTCTGAGGCGCTGCAACGAGCGGCTTCGAAACTGCCCATAAAGACCAAAATCGTCAAGCGGGCCAAATAG
- the rpmC gene encoding 50S ribosomal protein L29 has translation MAKADKKKSGKKISFAELSDAELTRYHLDFRKELQEIRFSMVTSSYPNNARVGTLKKDIARILTVQNQRKGQAAKA, from the coding sequence ATGGCTAAAGCAGACAAGAAAAAAAGCGGTAAAAAGATCAGCTTTGCGGAGCTGAGCGATGCGGAGCTCACGCGATATCACCTCGATTTTCGCAAAGAACTTCAAGAAATCCGCTTCAGCATGGTGACGTCATCTTACCCCAACAATGCGCGTGTCGGCACTTTGAAGAAAGATATCGCCCGCATTCTGACCGTGCAGAACCAGAGAAAAGGACAGGCAGCTAAAGCATGA